The Plasmodium yoelii strain 17X genome assembly, chromosome: 1 genome contains a region encoding:
- a CDS encoding JmjC domain-containing protein, putative: MKENYVKNKMTDYNNFHNYCKLMNKKIGRISRDEVETAKQFEKLIKKYNIKKVKKVSLEKIKDKTCLLYNNEFYDNYYKKKEPIIIKNLKNKIGNCINTFDSNNIIDHIGDTKISIHVSTSKYLNNVNKNFHYSLSTLKNFIQLIHKEDQKKKKFSVNYNGNKNHITLTFKDETDKMCVVPPKIDNPIKNYKNKTLATTITTNIREDNTNSPLNDTQNINNNCKQQICNNSSGNNTNYYYYYRSLGINQFKEVSDIKKMNKFIKDNFFLPPEIYPSYEKFEFFSSVLRIGQPNIFIWLHYDIPDNFLIQIKGRKKILLIHPKYIKYFNILNSSSSYNIFDILLKKKNRNKKEQIIKKIIIKHAYVADLYEGEILHIPSLWMHYIYNMPYHTHLKKKYKYNHRYLYITPSNKSFYRINKRRKIYNKKKNYIFLFYKNKKFINCSIKKQKRQNKTPTFLHFLNGELKIKTKNVYLKKFKNKKAKNISLQYISNFLFSCNQKYDENNDKALIFPNLDQSFDKNELIKHYSHLENSEEILKKNFNIDNINLVTSNSTQIGNGQNSQGTYNADTKTIDQSNSYNTFSNNNKQITDFKKTDHHTSKNTNLNISINYFFRKKKELHLFSKKDLYGNQDINTANQIFKKIENEIKPLMSMPSKYKNFYIQKIQGYLYSLLDTKYL, translated from the coding sequence ATGAAGGAAAATTATgtcaaaaacaaaatgactgattataataatttccaTAATTATTGTAAActaatgaataaaaaaatcggCAGGATTAGCCGAGATGAAGTAGAAACAGCTAAACAATTTgaaaaattgataaaaaaatataatataaaaaaagtaaaaaaggTTTCtctagaaaaaataaaagataaaacaTGTCtactatataataatgaattctatgataattattataaaaaaaaagagccaattattattaaaaacttaaaaaataaaataggaaATTGTATAAACACTTttgatagtaataatattattgacCACATAGGTGACACAAAAATAAGTATTCATGTAAGCACCTCTAAATATTTAAACAATGTAAACAAAAATTTCCATTACAGTTTATCAAccttaaaaaattttattcaatTAATTCATAAAGAagatcaaaaaaaaaaaaaattttcagTTAATtataatggaaataaaaatcatATAACCCTAACATTCAAAGATGAAACAGATAAAATGTGTGTTGTTCCCCCAAAGATAGATAAtcctataaaaaattataaaaacaaaactTTAGCTACTACTATTACCACTAATATAAGAGAAGATAATACAAATTCCCCTTTGAACGAtactcaaaatataaataataactgTAAACAGCAAATATGCAATAATAGTAGTGGTAACAATACCaactactattattattataggtCTCTAGGAATTAATCAATTTAAAGAGGTCTCCGATATTAAAAAGATGAATAAATTTATCaaagataatttttttttgccaCCTGAAATTTACCCATCTTATGAAAAATTCGAATTTTTCTCTTCTGTTTTAAGAATAGGCCAAcccaatatttttatatggttacattatgatatacctgataattttttaattcaaataaaaggaagaaaaaaaattttattaatccatccaaaatacataaaatattttaatattttaaattcatcATCATCTTACAACATATTTGATATactactaaaaaaaaaaaacagaaataaaaaagagcaaattattaaaaaaataattataaagcATGCTTATGTAGCAGATCTATATGAAGGAGAAATTCTACACATTCCTTCTTTATGGatgcattatatttataatatgcCCTACCAtacacatttaaaaaaaaaatataaatacaaccatcgatatttatatattacccCAAGTAACAAATCATTTTATCGTATtaataaaagaagaaaaatatataacaaaaaaaaaaattatatatttcttttttacaaaaataaaaaatttataaattgctcaataaaaaaacaaaaaagacaaaataaaACACCGACATTCTTACATTTCCTAAATGGTGAactaaaaattaaaacaaaaaatgtttatttaaaaaaatttaaaaataaaaaggccaaaaatatatctttgcaatatatttcaaattttttattttcatgtaaccaaaaatatgatgaaaataatgataaagcACTTATTTTTCCAAACTTAGAtcaatcatttgataaaaatgaattaataaaacattataGTCATTTGGAAAATTCTGAAGaaattttaaagaaaaattttaatattgataatataaaCCTTGTTACTAGTAATAGTACCCAAATTGGAAATGGACAGAATAGTCAAGGAACTTATAATGCCGATACTAAAACCATCGACCAAAGCAACAGCTATAACACATTCTCAAATAATAACAAACAAATTACAGACTTCAAAAAAACTGATCATCATACTTCTAAAAATactaatttaaatattagtattaattacttttttagaaaaaaaaaagaattacatttatttagtaaaaaagATCTATATGGAAACCAAGATATTAACACAGCTAATCAAATATTTAAGAAAATAGAAAACGAAATAAAGCCATTAATGTCAATGCCAtctaaatataaaaatttttatattcaaaaaatacaaGGATATCTCTATTCGCTTCTTGATacgaaatatttataa
- a CDS encoding RNA-binding protein, putative, giving the protein MENDRRNNPQEHGDMNGGFNNLNYYNNNANGMNSGNVMNSGNGMNSGNGMNVGYYGVYEEQNNNFNMNTNNTGMYINAEESFKNNQNTNNSAMYNNFNMNNSNYSESNYNNYSNYGANYNMPNNMNNASNMNNINSMNNTSNINSMSNINSTNNSGYNNMGNITPNYYQSDQYILNKKTAKILYIYNVTSEYSDENFIYSLCSIYGSVDTVSYIKGKNVFIVKFGSADDALNGYKNLPTHFKDFQYELRNESKKISYFSEKANSHKYISPNLSEKKFLSLSSEKREKIMSIKQKELLRKCKEKLNEYINMFNNKNITEDEKNKLQALIDHIKARIHVLNNQCDNSNFGGMQNQYLTNNYNNTYESNINTNNISVSGNNANISNNINYNNNNNNNIYAEGSTTIKINSLNNIQNNEDLSNYIIQNNSIFLNEHISYLSLFTFGEKYAIIKYSSQNAAKTVFNNCNMCNINVEFVPDDNGNQQGN; this is encoded by the coding sequence atggaaaatgaTAGAAGGAATAACCCTCAAGAACATGGTGATATGAACGGGGGGTTTAATAACTTGAACTATTATAATAACAATGCCAATGGTATGAATAGTGGAAATGTCATGAATAGTGGAAATGGTATGAATAGTGGAAATGGTATGAATGTGGGATATTACGGTGTATACGAAgagcaaaataataattttaatatgaaTACAAACAATACAGGAATGTATATTAATGCAGAAGAAAGTTTTAAGAATAATCAAAATACCAATAATAGCGCGATGtataacaattttaatatgaataattcTAACTATAGTGAAagtaattataataattatagtaATTATGGCGCCAATTACAACATGCCCAATAATATGAACAATGCTAGcaatatgaataatattaACAGCATGAACAATACTAGCAATATTAACAGTATGAGCAATATTAACAGTACTAACAATAGTGGGTATAACAACATGGGAAATATAACGCCAAATTATTACCAGAGTGaccaatatatattaaataaaaaaaccgccaaaatattgtatatatataacgtAACAAGTGAATATTCTGATgagaattttatttatagcCTATGTTCTATTTATGGTAGTGTTGACACAGTTAGCTATATAAAAGGgaaaaatgtatttataGTAAAATTTGGATCTGCAGATGATGCATTAAAcggatataaaaatttaccAACACATTTTAAAGACTTTCAATATGAACTTCGTAATGaatctaaaaaaattagTTATTTTAGTGAAAAGGCTAATAgccataaatatatttctccTAACCTttctgaaaaaaaatttttatcattaagcTCAGAAAAACGAGAAAAAATTATGAGCATAAAACAAAAAGAGCTATTAAGAAAGTGTAaggaaaaattaaatgaatatattaacatgttcaataacaaaaatataacagaagatgaaaaaaataaattacaagCTTTGATAGATCATATAAAAGCACGAATACATGTATTGAATAATCAATGTGATAATTCAAATTTCGGAGGAATGCAAAATCAATATTTAACaaacaattataataatacatatgaAAGTAACATAAACACTAATAATATAAGCGTAAGTGGCAATAATGCAAACAtttctaataatataaactataataataataataataataacatttatGCAGAGGGTAGTACtactattaaaattaattcgTTGaataatattcaaaataacGAAGACTTAagtaattatataattcaaaacaattctatatttttaaatgagCATATTTCATATCTTTCGTTATTTACATTTGGTGAAAAATAtgcaataattaaatatagtaGCCAAAATGCAGCAAAAACTGTTTTCAACAATTGCAATATGTGTAATATTAATGTAGAATTTGTCCCCGATGATAACGGTAATCAGCAAGGTAACTAA
- a CDS encoding dihydroorotate dehydrogenase, putative, protein MIMKKGLESYISRGNSKFVENLLKKYGTLNNKNSTIKYRNYYNSLNNVSKKNSLVLYDKWRIIGYNGNRYFSNINVRKYSSSSNPSNGEFFEDEMKKFDERMNKEKSKHKKVLFFIFSSIVGLYMYFESYNPEFFMYDVFLDLCLKYVDSEVCHDLFLLLGKYGLLPYDTSNDSVYATSDIKNLNFINPFGVAAGFDKNGICIDSILKLGFSFIEIGTITPKPQKGNDKPRIFRDVENKSIINACGFNNIGCDKVTENLISFRKKQEEDKLLSKHIVGVSIGKNKYTENIVDDLKYSIYKIARYADYIAINVSSPNTPGLRDNQESNKLKNIILFVKQEINKIEESGHNGENFWMNTTKKKPLVFVKLAPDLENSEKKKIAQVLLDTGIDGMIISNTTINKMDIKSFEDKKGGVSGKKLKDLSTNLISDMYIYTNKQIPIIASGGILTGADALEKIEAGASVCQLYSCLVFNGVKSAIQIKREFNNALYQKGYYNLREAIGKKHNNAKSLKV, encoded by the coding sequence atgataatgaaaaaaggACTGGAGAGTTACATATCGAGAGGAAATTCAAAGTTCgttgaaaatttattaaaaaaatatggaacattgaacaataaaaatagtacaattaaatataggaattattataatagttTGAATAATGTTTCCAAGAAGAATAGTTTAGTATTATATGATAAATGGAGAATAATTGGATATAATGGTAATCGTTATTTTTCAAACATAAATGTCCGAAAGTATAGCAGTAGTAGTAATCCTTCAAATGGAGAATTTTTCGAGgatgaaatgaaaaaatttgATGAACGAatgaataaagaaaaatccaaacataaaaaagttttattttttatatttagtAGTATAGTAggattatatatgtattttgaATCATATAATCCCGAGTTTTTTATGTATGATGTATTTTTAGATCTTTGTTTAAAATATGTAGATAGTGAAGTATGTCATGATTTATTCTTGTTATTAGGGAAATATGGATTATTACCATATGATACAAGTAATGATAGTGTATATGCAACAtctgatataaaaaatttaaattttataaatccTTTTGGAGTTGCAGCTGgttttgataaaaatggtaTATGTATAGAtagtatattaaaattagGGTTTTCATTTATAGAAATTGGTACAATAACACCGAAACCACAAAAAGGGAATGATAAACCTCGAATTTTTAGAGATgtagaaaataaaagtataataaatgCATGTGGATTTAATAATATAGGATGTGATAAAGTTACTGAAAATTTAATTAGCTTTCGAAAAAAACAAGAAGAAGATAAACTATTAAGTAAGCACATTGTTGGTGTAAGtattggaaaaaataaatatacagaaAATATTGTGGatgatttaaaatattctatttataaaattgctAGATATGCAGATTATATTGCAATTAATGTAAGTTCTCCTAATACACCAGGATTAAGAGATAATCAAGAATCAAAcaagttaaaaaatattattttatttgtgaAGCAGGAAATAAATAAGATAGAGGAAAGTGGTCATAATGGTGAAAATTTTTGGATGAACACAACAAAAAAGAAGCCTTTAGTTTTCGTTAAATTGGCTCCAGATCTAGAAAATAgcgaaaagaaaaaaatcgCTCAAGTTTTATTAGATACAGGAATAGATGGTATGATTATTTCTAATACTACAATAAACAAAATGGATATAAAAAGTTTCGAAGATAAAAAAGGAGGAGTCAGTGGAAAAAAGTTGAAAGACTTAtcaacaaatttaatatcagatatgtatatatacacaaataaacaaattcCAATTATAGCATCTGGTGGTATACTTACAGGGGCAGATGCGCTGGAAAAAATTGAAGCTGGTGCATCAGTTTGCCAACTATATTCTTGTTTAGTTTTTAACGGAGTAAAATCCGCTATTCAAATTAAAAGAGAATTTAATAATGCGTTATATCAAAAAGGTTATTACAATTTGAGAGAAGCTATTGGAAAAAAACACAATAATGCAAAATCTTTGaaagtgtaa
- a CDS encoding trophozoite exported protein 1, putative: MNNKKRNKYDKQNYMALPLEKTEIIIENIYNLKHCLNLYRKELQEKNNYIDNANEDLKFYKSVLRNINVVWKIFNSDLLNLINSDKGINVRVKEENNSNNGNIKECKKREIKDEQSGNEYENIIESPYYNIEKFHDLFLKYVNKNDGNESDEEEDSDFFKSLSEDDIENIKGKNKKIKINEQDGQEKSFIKNEKNGDKEKGYTNTKRKRDEKGEDRESLDNTKQCNGEKNSKTIFEEKIKFEFLENIKKTLNFINNIICLKSNINIDCDLEYIRKINYEKNVYYEKYKDEKKNNNNTKNEYNNIKIELERLEKKKASLLFKLYNLNICKTIIEDGKVEKPEDIMQNELKLENFDDAKNKIICINCGYENLCENGVILSAPTSGTIAKNESNSLCVANQLSTPGDTINGNSNTTNMNSTIDNSGKNENDNIGNKVESEILLNFENLITKEKIIQSDPFKNLVKETMNIYNTLKEREKEIVLLKKEILRMENDKDEEYDNLLNETINNKKTLVNKIKELEIEIVTYKLDKDKIENKINGMKNEIDVLKNIENNQTIQLKQKENEILKMKNNIDTLKMSENNLKEKIEILKKEKDGLLSSEGCVIKNVNINNDNAIGDDLKNKTSVDIDKYNELLRENENMRKILEKKKDVEDKLINLKSSYDSMSEEIEEITKEFEKKQEQVDEMILQIKNKEMEYLKKYNNMVSKEFAENNLKQLENSYKEKLSLINDTYDKYKNFSNLYLSLFYHARENAVISDSAKEEQMNIIIKLKEKYELIFQKKKELSGILKNLYNCNKKLITQCNDLYKENKKLQNTLCSMEKNKYKKDLSPNNEDNNLLIEENNELRRRLICSVCMENFRNYIIIKCGHIYCETCIFNNLKSRNRKCPQCKIPFDKKDLQKMFLD, translated from the coding sequence atgaataataagaaaagaaataaatatgataaacaaaattatatggCATTACCACTAGAAAAAACTGAAATAATTAtcgaaaatatttataatttaaaacattGTTTGAATTTATATCGAAAGGAATTGcaagaaaaaaacaattatatcGATAATGCAAATGAAGATTTGAAGTTTTATAAAAGTGTTTTAAGAAATATCAATGTAGTATGGAAAATATTTAACAgtgatttattaaatttaataaatagtGATAAAGGGATTAACGTACGtgtaaaagaagaaaataatagcaACAATGGAAATATTAAAGAGTGTAAGAAACGAGAAATAAAGGATGAACAGAGTGGTAATGAGTACGAAAATATTATTGAATCTCcttattataatatagaaaaatttcatgatttatttttaaaatatgtgaataaaaatgatggaAATGAAAGTGATGAAGAAGAGGACTctgatttttttaaatcattatcaGAAGAcgatatagaaaatataaaaggaaaaaataaaaaaataaaaataaatgaacaaGATGGGCAAGAAAaatcatttataaaaaatgaaaaaaatggtgATAAAGAAAAAGGATATACTAATACAAAGCGAAAAAGGGATGAAAAAGGAGAAGATAGAGAAAGCTTAGACAACACAAAACAATGTAATGGAGAAAAAAATTCCAAAACAATTtttgaagaaaaaataaaatttgaatttttagaaaatataaaaaaaacattaaattttataaataatattatttgtttaaaatcaaatattaatattgatTGCGatttagaatatataagaaaaataaattatgaaaaaaatgtctattatgaaaaatataaagatgaaaaaaaaaataataataataccaaaaatgaatataataatataaaaatagaattAGAAAGAttggagaaaaaaaaagcatcTCTACTTTTTAAgctatataatttaaatatatgtaaaacgATTATTGAAGATGGTAAAGTCGAAAAACCTGAGGATATTATGCAAAACGAATTAAAATTAGAAAATTTTGATGAtgctaaaaataaaataatatgcattaatTGTGGttatgaaaatttatgtGAAAATGGTGTTATTTTGAGCGCCCCTACTAGTGGAACGATTGCAAAAAATGAGAGTAATAGTTTATGTGTAGCTAACCAATTATCCACACCAGGAGATACAATTAATGGTAATAGTAATACTACAAATATGAATAGCACGATCGATAATTcaggaaaaaatgaaaatgataatataggTAATAAAGTGGAATCAGAAATTTTGTTAAACtttgaaaatttaattacaaaagaaaaaataatacaaagcGATCCGTTTAAAAACTTAGTGAAAGAAACgatgaatatttataatacgTTAAAGGAAAGAGAAAAAGAAATAGTTCTTTTAAAAAAGGAGATATTAAGAATggaaaatgataaagatgaagaatatgataatttattaaatgaaacaataaataataaaaaaacattagttaataaaattaaagaattAGAAATAGAGATTGTTACATATAAATTAGATAAAGATAAAAttgaaaacaaaataaatggtatgaaaaatgaaattgatgtgttaaaaaatattgaaaacaATCAAACTATccaattaaaacaaaaagaaaatgagattttaaaaatgaaaaataatattgacACACTAAAAATGtctgaaaataatttaaaagagaaaatagaGATCCTAAAGAAGGAGAAAGATGGCTTATTAAGTTCAGAAGGATGTGtgataaaaaatgtgaatataaataatgataatgcaATTGGTGAtgacttaaaaaataaaacaagtgttgatatagataaatataatgagcTTCTTcgtgaaaatgaaaatatgcgaaaaattttagaaaaaaaaaaagatgttGAAGATAAGCTAATAAACTTAAAAAGTAGTTACGATTCTATGAGTGAAGAAATCGAAGAAATAACAAAAGagtttgaaaaaaaacaagaaCAAGTTGATGAAATGattttacaaataaaaaataaagagatggaatatttaaaaaaatataataatatggtaAGCAAAGAATTTgcagaaaataatttaaaacaacTCGAAAATAGTTATAAAGAGAAATTATCTTTGATAAATGATacatatgataaatataaaaatttttcaaatttatatttatcactATTTTATCATGCTAGAGAAAATGCAGTTATATCAGATAGTGCAAAAGAAGAgcaaatgaatataattataaaattaaaagaaaaatatgaattaatttttcaaaaaaaaaaagaattgtctggaatattaaaaaatttgtataattgtaataaaaaattaattacacaatgtaatgatttatataaagaaaataaaaagctGCAAAATACTTTATGTtctatggaaaaaaataaatataaaaaagattTGTCACCaaataatgaagataataatttactgatagaagaaaataatgaattgcGAAGAAGATTAATATGTAGTGTTTGTATGGAAAATTTTAgaaactatattattattaaatgtggacatatatattgtgaaacttgtatttttaataatcttAAATCAAGGAATCGAAAGTGTCCACAATGTAAAATACCTTTTGACAAAAAGGATTtgcaaaaaatgtttttagaCTAA
- a CDS encoding cation/H+ antiporter, putative, with translation MVMGRVRATSYIRRTISQPLNKNHPAGNIQNSRGLNDTNLIGNKNLHLQLLCNGKEPYNECIEHLGNYRDFDETKPFYMPRKSDLNSIYSILNNKLNILLLFIPIGIFSYLLGASDIYIFFFNFIALIPLSALMGNVTEDLALHTGEIIGGLLNATFGNLMEMIFSIQALKAGLINVVQGTLLGSILSNLLLVLGMSFFAGGLYHHVQKFNEKGATCSTSLLLLSSLAITIPSVSSVTTNNNTDVLLKVSRITAVLIFITYCLFLLFQLYTHISLFQDKEMTEETPQLSVITGSIFLILITFLVSVHSEYLINTVESVVRYYNISENFIGVILLPIVGNATEHLTAVTVAIKNKVDLTMGVAVGSSAQIALFVVPITVLFGWILNKPMTLAFSPLSSVILVISVIVTMAIVQDGESNWLEGVLLITAYLIVGVVFWFDSS, from the coding sequence ATGGTTATGGGACGAGTGCGCGCAACGTCTTATATAAGACGTACCATTTCACAaccattaaataaaaatcatCCTGCAggaaatatacaaaattctAGAGGTTTAAATGATACAAATTTaataggaaataaaaatttacacTTACAATTATTATGTAATGGAAAAGAGCCATATAATGAATGTATTGAACATTTAGGAAATTATCGAGATTTTGATGAAACCAAACCATTTTATATGCCTAGAAAATCAGACCTTAATTCAATATATAGCATTTTAAAtaacaaattaaatatacttttattatttattcctATTGGTATATTTAGTTATTTATTAGGAGCCtcagatatatatatttttttttttaattttattgcCTTAATACCTTTATCAGCTTTAATGGGAAATGTAACAGAAGATTTAGCTTTACATACAGGAGAAATTATTGGAGGATTACTAAATGCAACATTTGGTAATTTAATGGAAATGATATTTTCTATTCAAGCACTAAAAGCAGGATTAATTAATGTCGTTCAAGGAACATTATTAGGAAgtatattatcaaatttattattgGTTTTAGGTATGTCATTTTTTGCAGGAGGGTTATATCATCATGTTcaaaaatttaatgaaaaagGAGCTACTTGTAGTACAtccttattattattatcaagtTTAGCTATAACTATACCTTCAGTATCTTCAGTTACTACTAATAACAATACTgatgtattattaaaagttTCAAGAATAACAGctgttttaatatttataacatattgtttatttttattattccaattatatacacatatatcaCTATTTCAAGATAAAGAAATGACTGAAGAAACACCACAATTATCTGTAATTACAGgatctatttttttaattctaataACTTTTCTTGTTAGTGTTCATTCTGAATATCTTATTAATACTGTTGAATCTGTTGTtagatattataatatttctgaaaattttattgggGTTATACTTTTACCTATTGTTGGTAATGCTACAGAACATTTAACAGCTGTTACAGTTGcgattaaaaataaagtcgATTTAACTATGGGGGTAGCTGTTGGATCATCTGCTCAAATTGCCCTTTTTGTTGTACCAATAACAGTTTTATTTGGATGGATTTTAAATAAACCTATGACCTTAGCCTTTTCTCCTTTATCAAGTGTTATATTAGTTATCTCGGTTATCGTTACAATGGCAATTGTACAAGATGGGGAAAGTAATTGGCTAGAAGGCGTTTTGTTAATTACTGCTTATCTTATTGTTGGTGTTGTTTTTTGGTTCGATAGTTcatga